The Gloeobacter violaceus PCC 7421 DNA window CCGGACGTTTTCCAGGCCGGTGTGGGCTTCGTGGGCGTCTCCAACTGGGTTACCGCCCTCGAAGGCGCCTCACCGCAACTAAAAGCTTCCGACCGCTACGAGTACGGCAACATCGACGACCCGGCCGAGCGCGAATTTTTTACCCAACTGAGCCCGATCACCTACGTCAAGCAGGTGCGCTCGCCTTTGATGGTCCTGCACGGCGCGAACGACCCGCGCGACCCGGTGGGCGAAGCCGACCAACTGGTAGATGCCCTGCGCTCCCAGGGAGGCGATGTCGAATATTTGCGCTTTCCCGACGAAGGCCACAGCATCCGCAAACTGACCAACCGGGTGATCGCCTACCGTCGCATTGCCGCATTTCTGGAACGCACGATCGGCAAGGGCATCGCTGTCTGCGGCGGTTAGCCGCGTGCAGTGGAAGTATCGGTTAGCCATTCAATAGGTCGGGTCAAAATAGCCGGGAACTGAGAGCAATCGCGTGGCTGGGACCGAGCGCCGCCCCTTTGATACAAGCCTGCAGGGCCTTGCCGCCTTGTACAGTCGGCATTTTTTGGCCTGGCTGCGCGGGCCGCAAGCTGTCTGGGAGCAGGAACTCAACTCGGTGATCGTCGCTCAGCAGCGCCGGGCCGATTTTTTGATCCGCTACCGCGACGACGGGCAGCAAGAGCGCCTTATTAAACTCAGCCGGGCAGTCGCCCACCCGGCTGGTCTTCAAAACCGGACATGAGACTTTCACCTCATCCGGCTCCTCGATGACCAGGCTCTTGTCATGAGTACCTCTATCTCAGTGCCACTGTTGCATCCATTCTGCGTCCGTCAACCTTTTCTTGGATTTGTAGGGTTGATAATCTTCCAGCAGTGCTTGCCGTTTGGCTTGTAGCTGAAGACGTTCCGCTTCTGTTATCCTCGATTGGGATTGTAACTGTTGGATGCGCTCAGCGGCGGTTTTCTGATGGTGGCAATGTCGATGAAGTAGCTGCTTATTTGATGAAATATTCCTTCCGCCGAATCGTTTCGGCTTCCGGTGATCCACTTCCAGCAACTCTCCATTCATGAAATACAACCCGCAGTGAGTGCACTTGCCTGTCTGGGATTTCAGCAGTCGGGCTACTTCCGCTTTTATTTGCGGATGCTGTCCTATCCGATTACTCCAGTACACCCAGTCGCCATCGTACGGGCTACGGCGTTCTTTCACCTTGACGTGCCGAGTAATCGGCCTATCTGAGTGTTGAACCAGGCGCTTAATTCCCTCCCCTTTTTGGACGGCAAAGCACCAGTTTTGCGTGCCAATCGTTAGCCAGTATTTCCTGGCCAGCCATTTCTGACTTTGGTTGCGATGATGACTGGTTGCCCAAGCTTTCAATTGCATGTAGAGAGTCCTGTCCAGCTTCTTGAACGTGGCTCCGCTCACAACTTTAGAGAAGAAATGTGTCCATCCCCGAATTATCGGATTGAGGTGCTCAATCAGGAATGATTGAGGCTGTGCCTTATGTTTGTGGATTATTCTTCTCAGCTTTTCGGTGTGAGTCTTGATGCTCTTCTTGCTTGGTTTGATAATCGTTTTGAAGCCCAGGGGTTTGCCGCGACTATTCGTTCCTGTATGGTACTTGCCAACGGGAAATTGTCGAACGGTAAACCCCAGAAAGTCGAAACCCGGTTGCCCTTCTTCTAAAAGAAGAGTGTGAGCTATCCGTGTTTTGCTTGGCTTCAATTCCAATCCCATGCCTGCCAGCCATTCCTCCAGGACCGTCTGGCAACTTTGCACTATCTGTTGGTCTGTGTGGATACACACAAAATCGTCAGCATAGCGGATCAGTTGTGCCATCTTGGACACCTGTTTGACTCGTTCTTCCATGCCATGTAAAGCGATATTCGCTAACAGGGGTGAAATCACGCCGCCTTGGGGTGTGCCTGTCGGTGTGGGGAATAGTTCACTACCTTCCATCACTCCTGCTTTCAGCCAGGCGCGTATTTGCCGACGGATAGCTGAGGATGTGTTCATTTTCTTGAGCAGTGCTTGCTGGTCGATGCGGTCGAAGCATTTCGCGATATCGGCATCAAGAACAAATTTGCTTTGTTGCCGTATCGCGTTGTAGATGGCTTGGAGTGCATCATGGCATGAGCGTCCTGGTCGGAACCCGTAGCTGTTTGGCTCGAAGCGAGCTTCCCATTCAGGTTCCAGGGCGAGAGTAAGCAGAGCTTGCCGCGCCCTGTCTGTCATCGTCGGGATACCAAGAGGGCGTTTTTCCTGAGTGCCGGGTTTGGCAATCCAGACCCGTCGCATTGGTTTTGCCTTCTCGCTTATTCTCAGGTTTTTGGTGAGTGCAAGTCTCGCTTTTGGGGTGAGGGATTTGACTCCATCAACCCCAGCTGTTTTCTTGCCCTGATTATCCTGAGTCACCCTTCGTACGGCAAGACATCTTGCTGACCAAGAACGTATCAGTAGTTTCTGGAGTTTACGGACTGCCTTGAAATCACCACGTTGCGAGGCTTTGAATATGCGTGTTTGCAGCTTGAATACTCTGCGTTGGATTTGACGCCAATTGAGAGAATTCCATTCCACCATCGAAGATTGCTCTCGTGTCTTGGATCTGTGCACTGCTACTGGCTCCTATTCATTCCTGGTCATCGTGCCTACGTCAGCATGTCCCTGACATTACTCAGGGCATTGGCTTTTTAGGCAATCTTTCCTGTCGCGAGCATGCGGTTGGCATCTGCTCAGGCATCGACCGAGTCCTGAGAACTAGCAACAGGTTACTTCGTTCCGATTCACCATTGATTGAATCTGTAGGGTGATGCTCATTTGCCGGGTTTTTGTCGGGAGTACAAACAGGTCGCATGTAGAACGCCTATCCCTTATCCTTCGCCTTTTGGCTCCAGCCTGTCAGCCCAATTTGGCTGGTTAATCGTAACGGCAATTAATGCATCTTTGCTTTCGCTACCCGTGGATTCTTGCTGGGCGAGTTTCCAAGCTAGGGCTATTAGATATCGCCTTTTCATCCCGCTTTACGGATTGATGGCCAGTCGCTACCGTAGGGATGATGCTGTCACCACTGTACCTGCGGGGAGAGACTTTCACTCTCATGATGAATCAGTTGTCAAGGTGTGTTTGGAGTATGAACCTCCTTTCACTTCTTGCCAGTCATCCTTGAGATATCGCTATCCCATTTCGACTGAACGAATCGCACTTGCATATTGAGTTCCAGACCCTGGTCAAAAAAGGTGACCTGAGCGAGGAAATGCCCGTTCGTATGGCTACCTACGCCCTGTTCGTGCTCAACCGTTACGGCCAGGTCCCTGATCAGGTGCTAATCCTGCTCAAGGATAGTGAGGCGGCCCGGCAGGTGCCCGACCGCTTCGAGCAGGGCCGGGTGCGGGTGGAGTACGACGTGATCCGGCTATGGGAACAAGATCCCGAACTGCTACTTGCCTCCGGCCTGGTGGGGTTGATGCCGCTTGTGCCGTTGATGCGTGGGGAGGATGTGTCGAGCCTGCTGGAGCGTTGCACCGCGCTTATCGAGTCAGAGATAGAATCGGGCCAGGAGCGAAACGAGGTGCTGGCTGTCACGGGCCTGCTTGCATCGCTCAAAGACAGAAGGATTGTTCAAGCATTTTTCAGGACAAAGTCGATGCTGAGCTTGTTGCAAGAGACGCCGCTGTTTCAGGAGTTGACCCAAGAACTCGTACGAGAGGCAGACCGGCGCGCCAGGCTGCAATTCTTGCAGCACCAACTGGAACATAAATTTGGCCCGATGCCGGAGGATGTGCTGACAGCCTTGCAAGCCATCACTGACGTGGACGCATTGGCTCGGCTTGGCATCGCTGTCCTTGATGCTATGGACATCGATGCCTTCCGCCAGCAACTGCCGTTACGCTCGGAAGCCGGTTAGATGGGGCGCACCACCGGCAAGGGCATCGCCGTTTGCGGCAGTTAGATGGCTGTGAAAAGCACTGGCTACATTCTGATTTTTGGGACGGCCTTCGTGATCTCCACGACAGCGCGAGTACCGGGTGGCCCTGCTATCGCCCAAGATAAACCCGAGCTTCTCGAAGCCGCCGAGCGGCTTTTGGCCAATCCGGGATTTATCGAGCCCAACGGCAAACCTCTGCTGCGAGCCAAAATCAATGTCGGCTGATTGCCACAGGATTTCCCGAAAGGTCTGGTCTGGCCGGATGGCACACGTATCGTGGCCAGTGTCGTCCGGCTGGGCGACAGTGAGACAATTTTGGATGTGCCTGGTTCACTCAACCCCATATTCGCTCAACTGAGGCGGTCATTTCTTGCCCCCGATTGGCTTGAGGAACCGGAGAACACATGACCCTATCGAACAGTGACTCGCCCCTTCATAGTCGTGTGAAACTCACAGAAGTAGTTGTACACGCCCTTGTCGGGGAAAGTCAGCGTCTTGCTCTCACCGGCAAGCAGTCTGCCTGTCCCGGCAAATTTTGCTCCATCCTCCTCTGGGGTGGCGGTGTGAGGGGCGGCATCTTTGTTGAGGAAAGTCACCCGACTGCCTTTGGGAATCACGACAGCTTCGGGGGTGAACTGGAACGATTCGATGGCAATCACGGTGGCAGGGGGCGGCGCCGGGGCGGCCAGGACCGCCGCGGGCACCGCCGCCAGTACCAGTGCCAGAGTCGGCAACGGTCGAAACATCGGGGGCTACACCTTCAAGATCCAGTCTTTGCGGGTCTGGGCGCTCAAGAAGGCGGCGGGCACCTCCTGCACTGTGGGCATCAGGCCGTGGAAGACCGCACGGATGGCCGTGGCGTGACCGGCCTCGGCGGGCAGAATCGAACTGGCCGCCGCTTGCAAGGCCGGGGTCTTAAGCTTGCCGAAAGCCGACTGGTAGGCGAGGGCCGCGTCGATTTCGAGGGCCAGGGCCAGCTTGGCGATATTGGCGTCGGAATCGAGCCCGCCTTCGCCCGCCTTCAGATAGGCCGACAGGTCGTAGGAATCTTTGGCGGGAGCGGGGGTGGCGCCGAGGCTCTTGATGGCGTCCGCGAGGGCAGCGCGGTGGCTTTTGTGATCTGCCTGGTTGCGCAATGCCAATTCCAGCACGGTTTTACCCACATCGGTCTTGGAGAGCTTACCGGCCGCTGCCCCGTAGGCCCAGATGGCCTGGCTTTCGAGATCGTGGGCCGCCTGCAAAATGGCCAGATCGCCTTTGTCCTGACCGAAAGCAAGCCGCGTACCCGCCATAAGGCTCAACGTTCCGGCCGCACCGGCAAGAAGCACAGACCGGCGGGAAGCCGCGCGCATCGCATTGTCCATAACTTACGTCTCCTGAAGTGATTCGCACTGAGGTCGATATCCGTATCGTCCGGTACCAGGCAGGCGCAAGCCAGACTGAAAACTGTTCACTTTTTGCTTGAGATTTGCTCGCCGCAGTCCTATGGCCGACCCGCCGTCAGGCGGCGCGGTCTTCCTCCCAGAGTTGCTGGGCTAGATCGTCGGCGCATTCGAGGTCCGGCAGCACTCCGGGGGGCCGCACGACCGTGCCGTGCACCGTCTGACCGTCCATCAACTCGACCGCGGTCTGCCAGGCATCATAGAGATCATCTTTGAATTTGGTCAGCCCCAAATAGGTGAACAGGACCACTCCACATTCGGTGACGAATAACTTAGGTTGGGTTTGCGCGGCAAGCATCGGATGACCCTCCTGGCCATAAAATTCAACATCGATTCGCTGCACCGCCCGCTAAATGCTGAGCGCATCCGACGCGGCACTTTGAGCGTTAGATTGTATACTTCAATGTTCCGTACAAACCACGAATGAACAACCATTGAAAGGGATATTTCCTGGGATTGAGTTATTAGAATATTTGTGCACCGCCGGGGGTGGCCCTCAGGTGAGTTCGGGCGGCGGCGGGCACTCAAGAACCAGTCGGCGGCCGGAAGTCGGGTGCAAAAAAGACAGGCGGTGGGCGTGCAGAAAATAGCCGCCGTCGCCGGGCACCGAAGCGTCGTTGTCGAGGCGGGCAACGCCACCGGGGCCGAAGAGCGGATCGCCTACGAGGGGATAACCGGCAGCCGCCAGATGAATACGGATCTGGTGCGGCCTGCCGGTGGAGATCGCCACCGCAAGCAGGCTGTCCGTGCATTGGCGGCGCAGAACGACACAGTCGCTGCGGGCGGGAAGGCCGTCCGCGGCAGCGGCCCAGAGGGTACCAAGCAGCGGGTGGGGTACTTTGCCGATGGGCTGGCGGATCGTAAAGCGATCGCGCATCCCGGTACCCGAGGCGAGAGCCCGATAAAGCTTGCCGATGCGTTGCCGGCGCATCTGCTCGCTGAGGGCGGCGCGGCTGGAGTGGGTGCGGGCGAGCAGCACCAGTCCCGAGGTGCCCCGGCCCAGGCGATGAATGGGTACAGGCGGTTCCTCGCCTGCGAAGCGCCGCCTCACCTGCCACAGCAGCGTGTGCTCCAGAAAGCCGCCCCCCGGCAGCACCGGCAGCCCGCCGGGCTTGGCCACCACCAGCACCTGTTCGTCGGCATAGATGATGACGATATCGAGCGGCACCGAAGGCTCCTGCCAGGGCGGACGGCAGTAAGTGAGCACCTGGGCGGAGCGCAAAAGTTCGGTGGAGCTGGTGGACCTGTGATCGAGAAGCACCTGTCCGGTCTCGATGCGCGCCTGCCACTCGTGGTCGCCGGAGTGGCGGTAGCGCAACAGGTAATATTCGAGCACCGTCAAACCCGCGGACTCGGGGCCGATGCGGTCGCAGTAGGTCCAGCCCTGGTTCATGGGTGTCCCCGTTCCCGGATTGACAGGAACCTGGTAAACGTTTTGCATACCCCCAACCGGATTCGAACCGGTGTCGCCGCCGTGAGAGGGCGGTGTCCTAGGCCTCTAGACGATGAGGGCGGGTAGAGCAACAGCGCTCTCAGTGAGAATTCATGCTAACCCAGGGTCGGTTCGACTGACAACAGCCTTGGCGACAGCCAAATCGAGGTGCTAGCCTGGATCGGGTCGTTAGCTCAGCGGTAGAGCAGGTGACTCTTAATCACTTGGTCCAGGGTTCGAATCCCTGACGGCCCACTGCCCAAAGCCCGCTTATCGGCGGGTTTCATCGTTTGTAGCCTCGCAGGATCAAGTGCTGCGAACCAGGATTTCACCCGTAAGCGGTTTCAAGCCGACCGGTTCAGAGGACGGCGACAGCCGTCTGGCCGGGCTTTTTAACCACCAGCACCCCGACTCACCGGCGTAAGCTTTTGGGGACACGTTTGCGACGGGAGTAGTTGGGTAAATAGATCTTACGGCTTCTCTCCGACGAAATTGCCGCTGGCCAGTATGGAAAGCAAGAAACCTTCAGCTTGAAGGGAGGGAGACGCCATGTTTTTAAAAACTCAAATGGATGGTGATCTGGTCGAAGTATTGAGCATTGATGATCTGTTCAATCCACTCAAAACCGTGGTCACGGGTCGGTTGCAAGCCGGTGAGGAAGTGCAGGAGATAGAAGTCTTCAGCAAAGCGGAACTCGTCTTTCCTTCGGGCGAATTGCTGCCGCGCTGCTGGAGCGATAAGGACTATCGGCAAACCACCGGCCGGTCGACCCATCTGCAGACGGCCTGAGCATGGGCTGCAAACCGGCATCGGCGCTGTGCCCTGTTATACTCGGTCAGCCTCCGGCCCCACAATAGGTATCGATGAAGAACGCACAGACCGTCGGTTGGAACCTCTGGCTGCAGTGGGTGCTGGCCTATGCGCTGGGCTCACTCGCGGGTGGGGCGATTGCCCGGCCCCTGGGTGAAGCGGTTGGCTCGGTGTTGGGAGCCGCCGTCGCCGGGTTAGTGGTCGGGGCGGCCCTGGGTCTGGCGCAGGCGGTGGTGTTGGGGCGCTATCTCAAAGCCGGCACCCCTTGGATCCGCGCGACTGCCCTCGGTTCCGCCCTGGGATCGCTCCTGGGCGGTACGACGGAGTGGCTGGCCCTCAACCGGATGGGCTTACCGGATTTGCCCAGCAATGTCCTGGGGATGACGGTGGTCGGCGCCTGTCTGGGGGTGGCCCAGTGGTGGGCAGTGCGCAAACAGTTTCCCCAGTTCGGCTGGTGGATTTTGGGCAACACGATCGCCCTGGCGATCGGCCCGATCGTCACGCTGCTTGCAGTACTCGCGCTGGGCTATTTTGGCCCGGCGCTCACCGTTTTCCTGCGTCCGCTGGTGAGTGCGGCGGTGAGCGGCGGCGTGCTGGTTGGGCTACTGCGCGAAGCCAAGATTGAGTAAGACTCCTACCCAATACCGGACCACCGCTTCACCGATCCCCAGGGCGACGCGTCAAAGATCTGGCTGGATACTTGTGCCGACAAGTATACCTAACTCCTATAGAAGCCCACTATATATGGTGCATAAGTAATCAAAAAGTAGCCTACGATCATCCAAGAGCTTGGTGCACTACCGTTGGAATATGAAGACTTCTACTCGATCTACGGGATCGACAAGTCGCAACGGGTAGGCTGACCATTAACTTTTCAGAACGCGTGTAAGCGATGAACGCTCTCCGACTGCCCATCCTGGTAGGTTGCCTGCAAACGAAACCGGCGAAGCCCTCGGCCATCCACAAGTTTTTGCTTTTGAGTGGGGCACCGGTGGGCAACACGGCGATTCGCTATTTGCGGGGCCGCTGCGACCAGACCCCCTGGCGGGGGCGACCGATCGGGCGAGTGGAGACGACGCTCGCGCGCATCCTGGCCAGTTCATTAAATTAAGCACCTACAGCGGCCAGCCCAGCCGGCTTAAAGTGTCGAATTCCTGGCGCGTGCGCAGAATAAAAGTTTCCCAGCGCTCGACGGTCTCCGGTTCGGGAATGGCGCGGCGAGCCCCGTTGCGGTAGGCGTCGGTACGCCGTTCGAGTTCTTCGGCGAAATGGTCGAGCCGGTCGGTGAGCCGACCGATCGCCAGCGACAACTCCTCCACCCCCTCCAGCTCCGGCAGGTGCTCGTCGTCATGGTCACCCGGCAGGGCAGGCCGGGCGAATCCGGCATCGGCGGGAAATTCGTTCATCGCTGCGTCCGTTGAGTGTACCCAGCGTAAGCGTTGGCTCCCCGGCGGCACAACTCCACCCGCCTTAGAGCGCCCCGGTGCGCAGCCCGGCTGTCACCAGGGCAAGGACGGCTCGCAGTTCTGCTTCACAGGCTGGATCTGCCGTTACCAGGTGCGGGTGGTGAAAGCGCACCGTGGCGTTCCAGACCGCCCGTGCGGCGGCCGCCGGGTCGGTCATCTGAAACTCTTCTGAGGCGGCGCCGTCGGCCAGGATGCGCTCCAGTTGACCCAGCAGCGTCTCGACGTGGCGGGCGACGACGCCGCGCGCCGCCTCGGCCACGCCGTGGTACATCGCAAAGTGCTCGGGATCGTCGCTGATTTTGCGCCGCTTCTGCTGCCAGAGGCCCACCGCCCAGTCTTCCAGGCGCTCCGCCGCCGGCCCGTCGGCCAGGGCGATCGGTTCGAGCGCTCCTGAGACGGTGTGCAGCCAGCGCTCGGCGACGGCGTCGAGCAAGTCGGCTTTGCTCGCAAAATGCCGGTAGACGTTGGCGTGGCTCATGCCCAGGTGGCGAGCCACGTCGGTCACGGTGAGCTTGGCCGGACCGTGGCGGCGCAGGAGCAGTTCGGCGGCTTCGAGAATGCGGGAGCGGGTGGTGTCGGACACTGCAGTGGCGGCTGCGGCCCAGTGGACACTGCCGGAAGCTTATCCGGTGCTCAGCTGTCCAGCATGGCCATTTGATCCGTACTGTAGCGCGTCCCGGCCACAGCGGCGGTGGGCACAGCCGCCTCGATGCGCGCCATATCCTCGGCGCTCAAATGCACCTGAGCGGCAGCCAGGGCTTCGCTCAGCCGGGCGGGCCGCCGCGCGCCTACCAGAGGTACGATGTCCTCGCCGCGCGCCAGTACCCAGGCGATCGCCAGCTGTGCCACCCCCACGCCTTTTTCGGCCGCCAGCGCCCGCAGCGCTTCGACCAGGGCGAGGTTGTTCTGCAGATTTTCCCCCGCAAAGCGCGGCAGGTGCGCCCGAAAATCGTCCGCCGCGAACGTGCCGGTGGCCCGATCGCTCAGTAACCCCCGCGAGAGCACCCCGTAGGCCACCAGCCCGATGCCCAGTGCGCGCACGGTCGGAAGCACCTCAGCTTCGATGTCGCGGGTGAGCAGCGAGTACTCGATCTCCAGCGCCGCAATCGGATGGACGGCGTGGGCACGGCGCACTGTGGCAGCGGACGCCTCCGACAGGCCGATGTAGCGGACGTAGCCTGCCTGGACCATTTCGGCGATGGCGCCGACTGTCTCCTCGATGGGCACGGCCGGGTCGATGCGCGCGGGCTGGTAGAGATCGACATGGTCCGTCCCCAGCCGGCGCAGGGTGTAGGCGAGAGCCGTCTTCACCGCCGCCGGGCGGGCGTCAAAACCGAGAAACGTCCCATCCGGGGCGCGCTGGGCACCAAATTTGACCGAGAGAAACACCTGCTCGCGTCGGTCTGCAAGCGCCTCGCGCAACAACATTTCGTTGTGCCCCATGCCGTAAAAATCGCCGGTGTTGAACAGGGTGATCCCCGCGTCGAGGGCCTGGTGGACTGTGGCGATGCTCTCCTGTTCGTCGGCTTTGCCGTAAAAATCCGACATCCCCATGCACCCGAGGCCGAGGGCTGATACGCGCGGTCCCCCTTTGCCCAATTGCCGCTGTTCCATGGCTCGTATCCTGAAATAGATGGCTATACGCCCAGGTTCTCACAGGCTATGACAAATTTCAATATCTGTCATTTGTCATTTGCGGTTTCTGGGCGACGGGCTGCCCGGTGGGTGTAGACGGTGAAGCGGGAGTGGATTCGATTCAGAGGAGAAGCAGATGGGGCAACACGAAAGGCGCCGCGAGCAGTTGGATTTTGCCCTGGAGTTGGCGCGGGTTGCCGAGGAGGCGATCATGCCGCACTTTCGCACGGCGGTTGCCGAATACAAAGGCGACGGCTCGGAGGTGACTGCGGCGGATCGTTCGGCTGAGCGCGTGATTCGCGAACGCATCGCCGGGGCGTATCCGGGGGCCAAAATCCTCGGTGAGGAATTCGGGGGGGAGGCAAGGCCCGTCAGCGGCGAGCAGTGGGTCATTGATCCCATCGACGGCACCACTTCCTTTGTGCTCGGCCTACCGATGTTCGGTACGCTCATTGCCCTATTGGAGGACAGTCAACCGGTAGTCGGGGTGATCCACATGCCGGCGATGGGCGAGACCGTCTATGCGGGCCGGGGGTTGGGCTGCTGGTTCGCCTACAGCGGCGGGCGGGCCGTGCGGGTACGCGCAGCCCCGGAGGTGGAGTTGCAAGCGGCCTTCGCTTCGGCAACCGGTGCCCACTGCTCGGACATCCAACACCAGGCCGCTCAGACCCCTTACCGGCTCGCGGCCCTCATCAACACCACCAAGAAGTTTCGTTTCGTGGGCGATTGCGTGCAGCACGCCCTGGTCTGCCGGGGGCGGCTGCATCTGGCGGTCGATACCCTGATGAATCCCTGGGACACCGCCGCCTTGGTGCCCTGTGTGCGCGAAGCGGGCGGTGTGGCGGCCACCCTGGAGGGCAAAGAGGACGACGTCGTCTTCGGCGGCAACTTCATCTCTGTCTGCAGCCGGGCTCTGCTCCACGAAGCGCTGGCGGTACTTTCGCCAGTGCAGAAATAATAGCGATGGCCTACGGATTGCACTGGGAATGGCGCGGATTCGGACCATTGGATCCGGCGGTGCGCGAGCGCATCGAAGCACTGCCTACCGCCCAGCCCGGCGTTCGCGAGGAAACGGACAGCTACCTGTGGACTCCACAGTGCACGGCGAACGTCAAATTTCGCACTTTTGGCGAGGGCAGCCTCAAATTCAAGCGTCCGGTGGGCGTCAACGGCCCTTTGCAGTTGTGGCTTGAAGATCCGCGCGAGGATTACCGATTTCCGGTTCCTCCAGAGGCGGTGCGCGAACTGGCAGCGGTGCTGGGCGTTGTTTTGCCGACGGCCAATGGCCCGGTGGAGCAGGCGACTTTGTGGCAGTGGCTCCAGCAGGCAGAGGGGGTACGGATCGTCGAGGTCAAAAAAAGACGAACCGTTCACACCTGGCTCGGTAACGGAATGCAAGCGAGTGTCGAACTTGCGGATATCCTGACACCGCAGCCGCTGCAAAGTGTGGGCATCGAGGGAGCCGACGAGACGGACGAAGCGGCGAACGCCGTCG harbors:
- a CDS encoding DUF4439 domain-containing protein, whose product is MDNAMRAASRRSVLLAGAAGTLSLMAGTRLAFGQDKGDLAILQAAHDLESQAIWAYGAAAGKLSKTDVGKTVLELALRNQADHKSHRAALADAIKSLGATPAPAKDSYDLSAYLKAGEGGLDSDANIAKLALALEIDAALAYQSAFGKLKTPALQAAASSILPAEAGHATAIRAVFHGLMPTVQEVPAAFLSAQTRKDWILKV
- a CDS encoding Rpn family recombination-promoting nuclease/putative transposase; the protein is MHIEFQTLVKKGDLSEEMPVRMATYALFVLNRYGQVPDQVLILLKDSEAARQVPDRFEQGRVRVEYDVIRLWEQDPELLLASGLVGLMPLVPLMRGEDVSSLLERCTALIESEIESGQERNEVLAVTGLLASLKDRRIVQAFFRTKSMLSLLQETPLFQELTQELVREADRRARLQFLQHQLEHKFGPMPEDVLTALQAITDVDALARLGIAVLDAMDIDAFRQQLPLRSEAG
- a CDS encoding aldo/keto reductase, whose amino-acid sequence is MEQRQLGKGGPRVSALGLGCMGMSDFYGKADEQESIATVHQALDAGITLFNTGDFYGMGHNEMLLREALADRREQVFLSVKFGAQRAPDGTFLGFDARPAAVKTALAYTLRRLGTDHVDLYQPARIDPAVPIEETVGAIAEMVQAGYVRYIGLSEASAATVRRAHAVHPIAALEIEYSLLTRDIEAEVLPTVRALGIGLVAYGVLSRGLLSDRATGTFAADDFRAHLPRFAGENLQNNLALVEALRALAAEKGVGVAQLAIAWVLARGEDIVPLVGARRPARLSEALAAAQVHLSAEDMARIEAAVPTAAVAGTRYSTDQMAMLDS
- a CDS encoding inositol monophosphatase family protein, coding for MGQHERRREQLDFALELARVAEEAIMPHFRTAVAEYKGDGSEVTAADRSAERVIRERIAGAYPGAKILGEEFGGEARPVSGEQWVIDPIDGTTSFVLGLPMFGTLIALLEDSQPVVGVIHMPAMGETVYAGRGLGCWFAYSGGRAVRVRAAPEVELQAAFASATGAHCSDIQHQAAQTPYRLAALINTTKKFRFVGDCVQHALVCRGRLHLAVDTLMNPWDTAALVPCVREAGGVAATLEGKEDDVVFGGNFISVCSRALLHEALAVLSPVQK
- the ltrA gene encoding group II intron reverse transcriptase/maturase, which translates into the protein MVEWNSLNWRQIQRRVFKLQTRIFKASQRGDFKAVRKLQKLLIRSWSARCLAVRRVTQDNQGKKTAGVDGVKSLTPKARLALTKNLRISEKAKPMRRVWIAKPGTQEKRPLGIPTMTDRARQALLTLALEPEWEARFEPNSYGFRPGRSCHDALQAIYNAIRQQSKFVLDADIAKCFDRIDQQALLKKMNTSSAIRRQIRAWLKAGVMEGSELFPTPTGTPQGGVISPLLANIALHGMEERVKQVSKMAQLIRYADDFVCIHTDQQIVQSCQTVLEEWLAGMGLELKPSKTRIAHTLLLEEGQPGFDFLGFTVRQFPVGKYHTGTNSRGKPLGFKTIIKPSKKSIKTHTEKLRRIIHKHKAQPQSFLIEHLNPIIRGWTHFFSKVVSGATFKKLDRTLYMQLKAWATSHHRNQSQKWLARKYWLTIGTQNWCFAVQKGEGIKRLVQHSDRPITRHVKVKERRSPYDGDWVYWSNRIGQHPQIKAEVARLLKSQTGKCTHCGLYFMNGELLEVDHRKPKRFGGRNISSNKQLLHRHCHHQKTAAERIQQLQSQSRITEAERLQLQAKRQALLEDYQPYKSKKRLTDAEWMQQWH
- a CDS encoding TetR family transcriptional regulator — its product is MSDTTRSRILEAAELLLRRHGPAKLTVTDVARHLGMSHANVYRHFASKADLLDAVAERWLHTVSGALEPIALADGPAAERLEDWAVGLWQQKRRKISDDPEHFAMYHGVAEAARGVVARHVETLLGQLERILADGAASEEFQMTDPAAAARAVWNATVRFHHPHLVTADPACEAELRAVLALVTAGLRTGAL
- a CDS encoding pseudouridine synthase, with translation MNQGWTYCDRIGPESAGLTVLEYYLLRYRHSGDHEWQARIETGQVLLDHRSTSSTELLRSAQVLTYCRPPWQEPSVPLDIVIIYADEQVLVVAKPGGLPVLPGGGFLEHTLLWQVRRRFAGEEPPVPIHRLGRGTSGLVLLARTHSSRAALSEQMRRQRIGKLYRALASGTGMRDRFTIRQPIGKVPHPLLGTLWAAAADGLPARSDCVVLRRQCTDSLLAVAISTGRPHQIRIHLAAAGYPLVGDPLFGPGGVARLDNDASVPGDGGYFLHAHRLSFLHPTSGRRLVLECPPPPELT
- a CDS encoding cupredoxin domain-containing protein, which translates into the protein MFRPLPTLALVLAAVPAAVLAAPAPPPATVIAIESFQFTPEAVVIPKGSRVTFLNKDAAPHTATPEEDGAKFAGTGRLLAGESKTLTFPDKGVYNYFCEFHTTMKGRVTVR